AGGCATTTCCTCGGTCTCTCGTTTAATCGCATCTGCGCTCGCAGCACATCCTCATCTGTCACTAGCCGTAAGTCTGTTCCTTTCGGAATGTACTGATGTAGCAGGCCATTGAAGTTCTCGTTCAGTCCCCGCTCCCAAGATGAGTAGCGATCAAAGGCGATCAAAGGGGTCAGATCAATTGATTTTCCGTGATTTAAATTCCTTCGCCGCACTGGTGAAAAAAACCGGCTAGGACGCCGGTTTTTGGGGGCTACTTGTTAGTCAGACAATGGGGCTGAGACATCACTCGATATTCTGGATCTGCTCGCGCATCTGTTCAATCAATACCTTCAGTTCTACCGCTGACTGGGTGACTTCCTGGTTGATTGACTTGGAGGCGAGGGTGTTCGATTCGCGGTTAAACTCCTGCATCATAAAGTCGAGACGACGGCCGATAGCACCGCCTTTTTTTAGGATTTTGCGGGTTTCTGCCACATGGGCTTCGAGGCGGTCTAGCTCTTCGGCAACGTCTAAGCGTTGCGCCAGCAGGATCATCTCTTGCTCTAAACGGCCGTTGTCGAGTTCGACGTTGGCGTCTTCCAGTTTGTTGGTGAGGCGTTCACGCTGCCAGATCATTACTGCTGGCATCTGCTCGCGCACCTTGGCGACTTCAACCATCACGCCATCGAGACGTTGGCTGATCATCGTTTCCAAGCTGTCGCCTTCGCTGGCGCGGGCGGCGATAAACTGGTTCAGGGTTTCGTCGAATGCGGCTAACAGTTCGGTGGAGATGGTATCAATATCCGCTTCTTCATTTTCCATCACACCGGGCCAGCGCAACACGTCGAGGGGGTTCAGGTGCATGGAGCCTGAGGTTTGATCATTCACCCAGCCTGCGCAGCGCATCACTTCTTTGGCTAGCGCCTCGTTTATTTGCAGTTTGGATTGCTTCTCGGCACTGGCATCAAAACGCAGGTTACACTCCAGCTTGCCGCGATTCAGGCGCTTACGGAAACGCTCGCGTAATACTGGCTCTAAGCCGCGAAACTGCTCAGGCAGGCGCAGGTAGCTTTCCAGATAACGTTGATTAACGGAGCGAACTTCCCATACGGCGGTGCCCCATTCACCCTTCAGGGTGTGGCGGGCGTAGGCGGTCATGCTGTGAATAGTCATTGGCAACCTTGCTAATGCGTCAAAAATTGATGCTCGGATTATAGGGGAGCCGACACCATGGTTAAACGGTTGATCGACTCTGTTTTGTGATTAATCAGCTAATTACCAGCTTAGCCGTTCCTGCTGGAGTTTGGGGCCGACTTTGGGGCTGAGTGTCGGATCGGGAGTCAATCTAAGGATAAACAGGTCGCCATAGGCATTTTCGCTCAGATTGGCCAGCGGTGGCCCTCCTAGTTTTTTGATCAGCATCGGCACGGTATTGCTGTGACCCACGATCAGAACGACGCCATCTTGCGCCATGGCCAGCGCGGCAACTTCATCGACATGGGCAGTGAGTGAGGTGGCTTGACTGGGGATGGTCACTGTTAGCTGATGGGCGTTGGCTGTGGGCTGTGCCGTTTGTTGGGTGCGCAGCAGATGGCTGCTGATCACTGCGGATATCTGTTCATCTTTAAGGCGCACAGCCAGTTGCTGTGCGAGCTTCTCTCCGTCGGCGCTGATGGGCGGGTTTTTGCTGTCGATTGCGTCGGTTTGTTTTGGCGCATGGCGCAACAGATAGATCAGGTCGGGTTGGGCAAATGAATAAAGGCTGCTGCCAACATAGAGGCTAATGATGCTCAGGAGGCGGATACCGTTCTTGCTGATGGTGAATTTCATGATTGCTTTATGCCCCGAGCGTGTGGCCGATGCTGTTAGATGCGGTGTGGTGCCAGTTCAATATGCTGCATACGTTTGCCAAGCATTTCGATCTTACCGAGATAACGATCTTCACCCATGGAAGAGAATTCAAACTGAAAGGTGCGCAAAAGGTGCAGTTTGCCATCACTACCGCGTTTAATACGCAGGCGCTGCTGGTAGGTTGAATAGTCCAGCAGTTGCACATTCATCTGTTCGCAATGGGCACGGGCGGCTTTCAGCGCCAGCTCCTTTACTTCACGGGCGCGCCACCAATAACCGCCAATAACAAACAGCAGGATCAGCCAACTAAAAGAGCCTAAATCTATATACATAACCAGCCATACAACAAACAGAGTGCAAGCACTCTAACCGAAACTCTGGGAGGGATCATCCGTCTGTTGGTCATCTGCGAGCTCGTGCCACCTAGCCCTTGGCCATATTATCGATCACCGCTTGATAGCCTTGGCGATAGCTGGGGTAGATAAACTGGTAGCCGGCATCGAGCAGGCGCTGGTTGCGACAGCGTTTGTTCTGGGTGGCATCGGCGGCTGCGGCCACGGTTTGCAATGGCGCCAATCCTTGGGCTTGGGCGAGGAAATCGAGCACCTGATGCTGCGGCGCAGGATCGCTGTCTGTGCCGAGGTAAACCGGCGCCAAGCTGTGCTGCTGTTCTGACAGCTGTAACAGAAACTGCAGCACGCCAGCGCAATCGTCGCGATGGATGCGATTGGTATAGCTGGGCGGTGTGGCTGCGATCGGCTTCAGCTCGCGGGCTTTGTTGATTAAGCGCTCTCGCCCCGGACCATAGATACCGGAAAAACGGATAATGGTGCCGCCAAGTTTGGTCGCCAGCGCTTCGCCCTCAAGTAAAACGCGGCCACTAAAGCGGGTAGGGGCGGTGGTGGATGTTTCATCGACCCACTCCCCTTGGTTCTGCCCGTAGACGCCGGTCGATGAGATATAAAAGATCGTTGGTAATGGTGTGTTGAGCTGAGCTGCGAGTTGTTGCAGGCGTTGGCTGAGATGGGTAAAGGCATCGACAAACACTGTGCGGTAGCCTGATTCCGTGTGTTGATCTGGCGTTGGTAGGAAAAACAGGTAGTCATACGGCTGGGTAAGCTGAAGCAAGCTATTGGGCTGGGTCATATCCAGCGCTAGATATTGCAGCGCACAGCTTGTTTGTGGCGGATGACGGCGTATTCCAGTGACTTGGTGGCCATCGGCAAGCAAGCGTAGGGCGAGGGCTGTGCCGACATCGCCGCAACCGGCGATCAGTATATTTGCCATGCTATCGTCCTTTGGGATCCGTTTATGGTGAAATGCTGGCGTTTCAGTGCAAACTGGTTTGCATTAGCTGCGTTGAGATTGCTCTACCAGTACGCGGTTAAACATCGCTTTGACTTCGTCGATGGTGATCTCAGCCATGAGGCCATCGCCTTTTACCCGGGTACCCCAAGGTAATTTTTGCCACGGCTTACCATGTTGCTGTTCGCACAGACGATCGTAATGGTTGATCACATAATCTGGCCACAGATAGGGGCCGGTGCGTCGAGGGTTTGAATGACAGTACAAGCCTATAACCGGCGTGCCTTGTGTGACCGCCATATGAGCCGGCCCGGTGTCTGGTGCTAATACCACCCGTGCTCTGCCGAGGAGTGCGAGCAGCTGTTTTAAACTGCTTTTACCTATCTGATTATCCGGTTCGGCCACCTGGCAGGCTTGGCTGATCTGTTCACCCAGCGCTTTTTCCATGGCGCTAGGCCCACCACATAAGATCACCTTGAGTGACTGCCGCGCGGCATGATCGGCAATGGCGGCGTAGCCTGCTACTGTCCAGTTGCGCTCGGCTTTACTGGCGGCGGGCGTGATAATCAGCGCTGGCTGACCGTCGGGGATCACTGTTTGCGCATACTGGCTGTCACTGTCGCTGACGGGGATCTGCCATAAGGGGTGCGGCGGTGGCGGTACACCAATGGCGGCACCGAATGCCTGAAACCCCTCTAACACGTGGGCATGGGTTTGTTTGCCGATGCGGCGATTGCTAAATAGCCATTGGCCTTCGCCAGCTCTGGCGCGGTCGAAGCCATATTTTTTATTGGCGCTGATAAAAGCGCTGAGAATACTGGCGCGAAAGGCGACCTGCATATGCAGCAGGACATCGAATTTGCGTCGCTTTAGTTGTTGTCTGACGTCTAGGATCCCCTGCCACCCTTTCGTTTTGTCATAGACGATGATCTCTACATCGGGTAAGCCCTGCAGCAAGCTTGCCTCTGCTTTACCCAGTATCCAGGTCACGGGCACGCCGGGGTAGCGGCGCTGGATCGCCTGAACGGTAGCGACAGCATGACAGACATCTCCGATCGAGGAGAGCCTTAGTAAGCAGATAGAGTGGGGGGCACCGTAAGGTAACGAAGACATAGTTTCCAGCGTTTAATCAGCGATCTAGCTGATATTATGCGCTGGCGAGCGGTATTGCGCAAAACGTTATGGTGCTAGTGTCCTGATTGGCAGTCCGTTCTGAGCGGCGATAATGTTTTCCACCAATTGATCTACTAGCATCTGCCGGGCTTCTGCACTGGCCCATGCGATATGCGGGGTAACAATCAGGTTGTCGAGCTGAGTGTCGAGTAGATCATTGCCGTTGTTTGGCGGCTCGTAGCTCAACACATCAACGCCCGCGCCGCCGAGCTTGTTCTGCTGTAATGCTTTGACCAATGCTTGTTCGTCAACCAAGCCGCCTCTGGCGGTATTGATCAACAATGCGTTGGGTTTCATTAGCGCTAACATCTCTGCACTCAATAGATTGCGCGTGTCCGCAGTTAACGGACAATGCAGTGACAGCACGTCGGCATTGCGCAGCAAGCGTTTAAAGTTGACTCGCCCCGGGCGTACCGATTCGGCATCGGCACGTTCCGCGATCAGTACGATCATGCCAAGCGCTTCGGCGACATGAGCCACCGCTTTACCCAGCGTGCCATAGCCAACGATCCCCAGGCATTTGCCTGCCAGTTGCTGCGGCGGGTGGTTCAACAAACAAAACTGCGCTGCGTTTTGCCATTTCTGCGAATCGATAAGTTTTTGATTGGCCGGTAGTTGATTGGCCAATGCCAGAATAAGCGAAAAAGTATGCTGGACGACACTGGCAGTGCCGTAGTTGCGGCAGTTGCATACGGTAATATTGTGTTCATGGCAGGCGATCAAGTCGATATTGTTGACGCCGGTCGCTGCTACGCAGATCAATTTTAGATCTGGGGCAGCTGC
This genomic window from Corallincola holothuriorum contains:
- a CDS encoding DUF3301 domain-containing protein; this translates as MYIDLGSFSWLILLFVIGGYWWRAREVKELALKAARAHCEQMNVQLLDYSTYQQRLRIKRGSDGKLHLLRTFQFEFSSMGEDRYLGKIEMLGKRMQHIELAPHRI
- a CDS encoding SixA phosphatase family protein gives rise to the protein MKFTISKNGIRLLSIISLYVGSSLYSFAQPDLIYLLRHAPKQTDAIDSKNPPISADGEKLAQQLAVRLKDEQISAVISSHLLRTQQTAQPTANAHQLTVTIPSQATSLTAHVDEVAALAMAQDGVVLIVGHSNTVPMLIKKLGGPPLANLSENAYGDLFILRLTPDPTLSPKVGPKLQQERLSW
- a CDS encoding D-2-hydroxyacid dehydrogenase, whose protein sequence is MNLSATQKMLYGVVLDLDTLHPQDLDLSKLDRCVTKWQYHGHTAPSQLHERLANAEVIVTNKVVIDAAAIAAAPDLKLICVAATGVNNIDLIACHEHNITVCNCRNYGTASVVQHTFSLILALANQLPANQKLIDSQKWQNAAQFCLLNHPPQQLAGKCLGIVGYGTLGKAVAHVAEALGMIVLIAERADAESVRPGRVNFKRLLRNADVLSLHCPLTADTRNLLSAEMLALMKPNALLINTARGGLVDEQALVKALQQNKLGGAGVDVLSYEPPNNGNDLLDTQLDNLIVTPHIAWASAEARQMLVDQLVENIIAAQNGLPIRTLAP
- a CDS encoding SDR family oxidoreductase encodes the protein MANILIAGCGDVGTALALRLLADGHQVTGIRRHPPQTSCALQYLALDMTQPNSLLQLTQPYDYLFFLPTPDQHTESGYRTVFVDAFTHLSQRLQQLAAQLNTPLPTIFYISSTGVYGQNQGEWVDETSTTAPTRFSGRVLLEGEALATKLGGTIIRFSGIYGPGRERLINKARELKPIAATPPSYTNRIHRDDCAGVLQFLLQLSEQQHSLAPVYLGTDSDPAPQHQVLDFLAQAQGLAPLQTVAAAADATQNKRCRNQRLLDAGYQFIYPSYRQGYQAVIDNMAKG
- a CDS encoding YicC/YloC family endoribonuclease; this translates as MTIHSMTAYARHTLKGEWGTAVWEVRSVNQRYLESYLRLPEQFRGLEPVLRERFRKRLNRGKLECNLRFDASAEKQSKLQINEALAKEVMRCAGWVNDQTSGSMHLNPLDVLRWPGVMENEEADIDTISTELLAAFDETLNQFIAARASEGDSLETMISQRLDGVMVEVAKVREQMPAVMIWQRERLTNKLEDANVELDNGRLEQEMILLAQRLDVAEELDRLEAHVAETRKILKKGGAIGRRLDFMMQEFNRESNTLASKSINQEVTQSAVELKVLIEQMREQIQNIE
- a CDS encoding glycosyltransferase family 9 protein, with translation MSSLPYGAPHSICLLRLSSIGDVCHAVATVQAIQRRYPGVPVTWILGKAEASLLQGLPDVEIIVYDKTKGWQGILDVRQQLKRRKFDVLLHMQVAFRASILSAFISANKKYGFDRARAGEGQWLFSNRRIGKQTHAHVLEGFQAFGAAIGVPPPPHPLWQIPVSDSDSQYAQTVIPDGQPALIITPAASKAERNWTVAGYAAIADHAARQSLKVILCGGPSAMEKALGEQISQACQVAEPDNQIGKSSLKQLLALLGRARVVLAPDTGPAHMAVTQGTPVIGLYCHSNPRRTGPYLWPDYVINHYDRLCEQQHGKPWQKLPWGTRVKGDGLMAEITIDEVKAMFNRVLVEQSQRS